In the genome of Columba livia isolate bColLiv1 breed racing homer chromosome 10, bColLiv1.pat.W.v2, whole genome shotgun sequence, one region contains:
- the INKA1 gene encoding PAK4-inhibitor INKA1, with product MHSARPDAVPGQLGAERRCRQEAGAALRAHMPGTRQAPHQPGGAPGPAPRPPCPPRPSSAADSACSLEPGGEEEERGCPAARSPPASERSLEFDSGYSEASGGTWREEEVPVRRRHPPPCQRAHRLSAGPAAPPPAPTRRARPKSTSDACLEQWRSLEPADTQDWTVALLSQSRNRQPLVLGDNCFADLVENWMDLPEVGAEPRRRTPAEPSRRLAKPPAFLLSLSGNVRRKLANMARPRGAEGARPAGREATKRFSCPLGLGGQPKGTCFHQSHSNIAQLATDFHRFTALMNSRSRQPIICNDVIGYI from the exons atgCACAGCGCCCGCCCGGACGCCGTCCCGGGCCAGCTCGGCGCCGAACGG CGGTGCCGGCAGGAGGCGGGGGCGGCACTGCGGGCGCACATGCCCGGCACGCGGCAGGCGCCACACCAGCCGGGAGGGGCACCGGGGCCGGCCCCCcgccccccgtgccccccacgCCCCAGTTCAGCGGCGGACTCAGCCTGCAGCCTGGAGCCggggggcgaggaggaggagaggggctgCCCGGCTGCCCGCTCTCCCCCAGCCAGCGAGCGCAGTCTGGAGTTTGACTCAGGGTACTCGGAGGCATCGGGGGGCACATggcgggaggaggaggtgcCCGTGCGGCGCCGGCACCCACCGCCCTGCCAGCGGGCACACCGGCTCTCTGCTGGCCCCGCCGCCCCACCACCCGCACCCACCCGCCGTGCCCGCCCCAAATCCACGTCGGACGCCTGCCTGGAGCAGTGGCGGTCGCTGGAGCCGGCTGACACACAGGACTGGACTGTGGCACTGCTGTCGCAGAGCCGGAACCGGCAGCCCCTGGTGCTGGGTGACAACTGCTTCGCTGACTTGGTGGAGAACTGGATGGACTTGCCTGAGGTGGGTGCTGAACCCCGGCGCCGAACCCCCGCCGAGCCCTCCCGCCGCCTGGCCAAGCCCCCCGCCTTCCTGCTCAGTCTCTCAGGCAATGTACGCCGTAAGCTGGCCAACATGGCCCGGCCCCGGGGTGCTGAGGGTGCCCGGCCGGCGGGCCGTGAAGCCACCAAGCGTTTCTCCTGCCCGCTGGGGCTTGGGGGGCAGCCCAAGGGCACCTGCTTCCACCAGTCCCACAGCAACATTGCCCAGCTGGCCACAGACTTCCACCGCTTCACCGCCCTCATGAACAGCCGCAGCCGCCAGCCCATCATCTGTAATGATGTTATCGGCTACATTTAG
- the UBA7 gene encoding ubiquitin-like modifier-activating enzyme 7 isoform X1, whose product MATRERGLRGEGGRGRGLSSERCPGRAGGGACAVGGAAMAGSSEEGLYSRQLYVLGGGARRLAGAAVLVSGLRGTGAQVAAALVLAGTGRVVLHDRGVACTADRGQQFLLGESDVGQNRAEASQRALAELNPRVTVAAHTGELSEAFLASFQVVVLTESPLEEQLHVGDFCHDQGIYFIVADTKGLAGQLFCDFGECFIVNDPAEGDPEHAAVQHISQGNPGVVTCMGTEDNHTHLFCDGDLVTFSGVEGMTELNGQDPIPVRVLDGFRLEIGDTSSFSPYRCGGLVSQVRLPEVHSYEPLRQALEEPKIQVANPEELLRSRSLHAAFRALHAFRKEQGHLPRPRAPADAERVLELAQSLGAQQGPLDEDIVRAFASVSAGDLCPVAAVVGAMAAQEVLKAITGKFLPLDQWLYFDALECLALEGAARVTEKDCAPRGSRYDGQIAVFGAAFQEQLGHQKYLVVGAGAIGCELLKNFAMMGMAAGQGGNLTITDMDTVALSNLHRQLLYRSADISKPKSAVAAAAMRRMNPDVRVTAHQNQVGPATELLYGDDFFQRLDGVASALDTLEARAYLESRCLRCRTPLLDSGTEGPRGNVLVMVPPLTKPLEPAGTARDGTFPLCTLRYFPRTIQHTLQWARDEFEGLFQLPAEHVNRFMEDPTFLEQLPAGKALEVLEQVQSSLRERPRDWRDCVRWARRRWQSRYHDAIAQLLHNFPPEHETSPGVPFWAGDRSCPHPLTFNPENDTHLEYILAAAHLFAQVYKVPPCSDWAAAQTILRSVVLPPFMPQEGLQIPLAEEQEEAKEPADCERLAELTQDLAQQRQELVGGEEAQVPLMEPIHFEKDNDIHVNFITAASNLRAENYGITPADWLTSKRIAGRIVPAIITTTAAVAGLACLEIYKLVWACRDLSCYRNSNLSLSDCLLLRIQPLPPPTYWYGGREWSCWDRLEMQAVGTDGQEMTVQEVLDWLQRTHGWTVTTLLRGHTVLYDREEDEETRAQQRAQRLSENLEDAGQPPQRELELYYVCEGEDAEAEDARPPLLCFLP is encoded by the exons ATGGCTACCCGGGAGCGGGGCCTGCGGGGcgagggcgggcgggggcggggcctgaGCAGTGAGCGCTGCCCGGGGCGGGCTGGGGGCGGGGCCTGCGCGGTGGGCGGGGCCGCCATGGCGGGCAGCAGCGAGGAGGGGCTGTACTCGCGGCAGCT GTACGTGCTgggcggcggggcgcggcggctggcCGGGGCGGCCGTGCTGGTGTCGGGGCTGCGCGGGACGGGAGCGCAGGTGGCGGCGGCGCTGGTACTGGCGGGGACCGGGCGCGTCGTCCTGCACGATCGTGGCGTCGCCTGCACCGCAGACCGCGGGCAGCAG TTCCTTCTGGGAGAGAGTGATGTTGGCCAGAACCGTGCAGAGGCATCCCAGCGGGCCCTGGCCGAGCTGAACCCCCGTGTGACAGTGGCAGCTCACACGGGAGAGCTGTCAGAGGCTTTCCTCGCCTCCTTCCAG GTGGTGGTGCTGACTGAGTCCCcgctggaggagcagctccaCGTCGGGGACTTCTGCCATGACCAGGGCATCTACTTCATCGTGGCTGACACCAAGGGGCTAGCAGG GCAGCTGTTCTGTGACTTTGGGGAGTGCTTCATCGTTAACGACCCAGCAGAAGGGGACCCAGAGCATGCTGCCGTGCAGCACATCTCCCAG ggCAACCCAGGTGTGGTAACGTGTATGGGGACAGAGGACAACCACACCCACCTCTTCTGTGATGGTGACCTCGTGACATTTTCTGGTGTGGAGGGGATGACGGAGCTGAATGGCCAGGACCCCATCCCCGTGCGTGTGCTGG ATGGCTTCAGGCTGGAGATCGGTGACACCAGCTCCTTCTCGCCCTACCGCTGTGGTGGCTTGGTCTCACAGGTTCGGCTGCCTGAGGTGCACTCCTAC GAGCCCCTGCGCCAGGCGCTAGAAGAGCCCAAGATCCAGGTGGCAAATCCCGAGGAGCTGCTGCGCAGCCGCAGCCTGCACGCTGCCTTCCGGGCCCTGCATGCTTTCCGCAAGGAGCAAGGACACCTGCCCCGGCCCAGGGCACCG GCTGACGCTGAGCGGGTGCTGGAGCTGGCGCAGAGCCTGGGAGCACAGCAGGGTCCCCTGGACGAGGACATCGTGCGAGCCTTTGCCAGTGTGAGCGCGGGGGACCTGTGCCCCGTGGCCGCCGTAGTCGGGGCCATGGCCGCCCAGGAGGTGCTGAAG GCCATCACCGGCAAGTTCCTGCCCCTGGACCAGTGGTTGTACTTCGACGCCCTGGAGTGCCTGGCGCTGGAGGGGGCTGCGCGGGTGACGGAGAAGGACTGCGCCCCG AGGGGCTCTCGCTATGATGGCCAGATCGCTGTCTTTGGGGCCGCCTTCCAGGAGCAGCTGGGCCACCAGAAGTACTTAGTG gtgggagctggtgcCATTGGCTGCGAGCTGCTGAAAAACTTTGCCATGATGGGGatggcagcagggcaggggggCAACCTCACCATCACCGACATGGACACCGTCGCCCTCTCCAACCTCCATCGGCAGCTCCTCTACCGTTCAGCAGATATATCG AAGCCGAAGTCAGCAGTGGCTGCTGCGGCCATGCGGCGCATGAACCCCGACGTCAGGGTGACAGCTCACCAGAACCAGGTGGGACCTGCCACCGAGCTGCTCTACGGGGATGACTTCTTCCAGCGCCTGGATGGAGTTGCCAGTGCTCTGGACACGCTGGAGGCCC GTGCCTATTTGGAGAGCCGCTGCCTCCGCTGCCGCACACCGCTGCTGGACTCGGGCACGGAGGGGCCACGGGGGAATGTGCTGGTCATGGTGCCCCCCCTGACCAAGCCGCTGGAGCCAGCTGGCACTGCCAGGGATGGCACCTTCCCCCTCTGCACCCTGCGGTACTTCCCCCGCACCATCCAGCACACGCTGCAG tgggCCCGGGATGAGTTTGAGGGGCTCTTCCAGCTGCCAGCAGAGCACGTCAACCGATTCATGGA AGACCCAACTTTCTTGGAGCAGCTGCCGGCAGGGAAGGCCCTGGAGGTCCTGGAGCAAGTGCAGAGCAGCCTGCGGGAGCGGCCACGCGACTGGCGGGACTGCGTGCGCTGGGCGCGCCGGCGCTGGCAGAGCCGCTACCACGATGCCATCGCTCAGCTGCTGCACAACTTCCCCCCGGAGCAC GAAACCAGCCCGGGTGTCCCCTTCTGGGCGGGGGACAGGAGCTGTCCCCATCCACTGACATTCAACCCTGAAAAT GACACCCACCTGGAGTACATCCTGGCTGCTGCCCACCTCTTTGCCCAAGTATACAAAGTGCCACCATGTAGCGACTGGGCAGCTGCCCAGACCATCCTCCGCAGTGTGGTCCTGCCACCCTTCATGCCCCAGGAAGGGCTCCAGATCCCCCttgcagaggagcaggaggaggcgAAGGAGCCTGCGG ACTGTGAGCGGCTGGCGGAGCTCACCCAGGACCTGGCACAGCAGAGACAGGAGCTGGTAGGGGGTGAGGAGGCGCAAGTGCCCCTGATGGAGCCCATCCACTTTGAGAAG GACAACGACATCCATGTGAACTTTATTACGGCAGCATCTAACCTGCGTGCAGAGAACTACGGCATCACCCCCGCTGACTGGCTGACG AGCAAGCGCATTGCCGGGCGGATCGTGCCTGCCATCATCACCACTACAGCGGCCGTGGCAGGACTGGCGTGCCTGGAGATCTACAAGCTGGTGTGGGCATGCCGGGACCTCAGCTGCTACCGCAACAGCAACTTGAGCCTGTCTGACTGCCTGCTGCTCCGCATTCAGCCCCTGCCACCCCCCACCTACTGG TACGGTGGGCGGGAGTGGAGCTGCTGGGACCGGCTGGAGATGCAGGCGGTTGGCACAGACGGGCAGGAGATGACGGTGCAGGAGGTGCTGGACTGGCTGCAG AGGACACACGGCTGGACTGTGACCACGCTACTGCGCGGCCACACCGTGCTCTATGACAgggaggaggacgaggagaCACGGGCCCAACAGCGGGCGCAGAG GTTATCAGAGAACCTGGAGGATGCTGGGCAGCCACCGCAGCGGGAGCTGGAGCTGTACTATGTGTGTGAGGGAGAGGATGCTGAGGCTGAAGATGCCCGTCCCCCTCTCCTCTGCTTCCTACCCTGA
- the UBA7 gene encoding ubiquitin-like modifier-activating enzyme 7 isoform X2 translates to MATRERGLRGEGGRGRGLSSERCPGRAGGGACAVGGAAMAGSSEEGLYSRQLYVLGGGARRLAGAAVLVSGLRGTGAQVAAALVLAGTGRVVLHDRGVACTADRGQQFLLGESDVGQNRAEASQRALAELNPRVTVAAHTGELSEAFLASFQVVVLTESPLEEQLHVGDFCHDQGIYFIVADTKGLAGQLFCDFGECFIVNDPAEGDPEHAAVQHISQGNPGVVTCMGTEDNHTHLFCDGDLVTFSGVEGMTELNGQDPIPVRVLDGFRLEIGDTSSFSPYRCGGLVSQVRLPEVHSYEPLRQALEEPKIQVANPEELLRSRSLHAAFRALHAFRKEQGHLPRPRAPADAERVLELAQSLGAQQGPLDEDIVRAFASVSAGDLCPVAAVVGAMAAQEVLKAITGKFLPLDQWLYFDALECLALEGAARVTEKDCAPRGSRYDGQIAVFGAAFQEQLGHQKYLVVGAGAIGCELLKNFAMMGMAAGQGGNLTITDMDTVALSNLHRQLLYRSADISKPKSAVAAAAMRRMNPDVRVTAHQNQVGPATELLYGDDFFQRLDGVASALDTLEARAYLESRCLRCRTPLLDSGTEGPRGNVLVMVPPLTKPLEPAGTARDGTFPLCTLRYFPRTIQHTLQWARDEFEGLFQLPAEHVNRFMEDPTFLEQLPAGKALEVLEQVQSSLRERPRDWRDCVRWARRRWQSRYHDAIAQLLHNFPPEHETSPGVPFWAGDRSCPHPLTFNPENDNDIHVNFITAASNLRAENYGITPADWLTSKRIAGRIVPAIITTTAAVAGLACLEIYKLVWACRDLSCYRNSNLSLSDCLLLRIQPLPPPTYWYGGREWSCWDRLEMQAVGTDGQEMTVQEVLDWLQRTHGWTVTTLLRGHTVLYDREEDEETRAQQRAQRLSENLEDAGQPPQRELELYYVCEGEDAEAEDARPPLLCFLP, encoded by the exons ATGGCTACCCGGGAGCGGGGCCTGCGGGGcgagggcgggcgggggcggggcctgaGCAGTGAGCGCTGCCCGGGGCGGGCTGGGGGCGGGGCCTGCGCGGTGGGCGGGGCCGCCATGGCGGGCAGCAGCGAGGAGGGGCTGTACTCGCGGCAGCT GTACGTGCTgggcggcggggcgcggcggctggcCGGGGCGGCCGTGCTGGTGTCGGGGCTGCGCGGGACGGGAGCGCAGGTGGCGGCGGCGCTGGTACTGGCGGGGACCGGGCGCGTCGTCCTGCACGATCGTGGCGTCGCCTGCACCGCAGACCGCGGGCAGCAG TTCCTTCTGGGAGAGAGTGATGTTGGCCAGAACCGTGCAGAGGCATCCCAGCGGGCCCTGGCCGAGCTGAACCCCCGTGTGACAGTGGCAGCTCACACGGGAGAGCTGTCAGAGGCTTTCCTCGCCTCCTTCCAG GTGGTGGTGCTGACTGAGTCCCcgctggaggagcagctccaCGTCGGGGACTTCTGCCATGACCAGGGCATCTACTTCATCGTGGCTGACACCAAGGGGCTAGCAGG GCAGCTGTTCTGTGACTTTGGGGAGTGCTTCATCGTTAACGACCCAGCAGAAGGGGACCCAGAGCATGCTGCCGTGCAGCACATCTCCCAG ggCAACCCAGGTGTGGTAACGTGTATGGGGACAGAGGACAACCACACCCACCTCTTCTGTGATGGTGACCTCGTGACATTTTCTGGTGTGGAGGGGATGACGGAGCTGAATGGCCAGGACCCCATCCCCGTGCGTGTGCTGG ATGGCTTCAGGCTGGAGATCGGTGACACCAGCTCCTTCTCGCCCTACCGCTGTGGTGGCTTGGTCTCACAGGTTCGGCTGCCTGAGGTGCACTCCTAC GAGCCCCTGCGCCAGGCGCTAGAAGAGCCCAAGATCCAGGTGGCAAATCCCGAGGAGCTGCTGCGCAGCCGCAGCCTGCACGCTGCCTTCCGGGCCCTGCATGCTTTCCGCAAGGAGCAAGGACACCTGCCCCGGCCCAGGGCACCG GCTGACGCTGAGCGGGTGCTGGAGCTGGCGCAGAGCCTGGGAGCACAGCAGGGTCCCCTGGACGAGGACATCGTGCGAGCCTTTGCCAGTGTGAGCGCGGGGGACCTGTGCCCCGTGGCCGCCGTAGTCGGGGCCATGGCCGCCCAGGAGGTGCTGAAG GCCATCACCGGCAAGTTCCTGCCCCTGGACCAGTGGTTGTACTTCGACGCCCTGGAGTGCCTGGCGCTGGAGGGGGCTGCGCGGGTGACGGAGAAGGACTGCGCCCCG AGGGGCTCTCGCTATGATGGCCAGATCGCTGTCTTTGGGGCCGCCTTCCAGGAGCAGCTGGGCCACCAGAAGTACTTAGTG gtgggagctggtgcCATTGGCTGCGAGCTGCTGAAAAACTTTGCCATGATGGGGatggcagcagggcaggggggCAACCTCACCATCACCGACATGGACACCGTCGCCCTCTCCAACCTCCATCGGCAGCTCCTCTACCGTTCAGCAGATATATCG AAGCCGAAGTCAGCAGTGGCTGCTGCGGCCATGCGGCGCATGAACCCCGACGTCAGGGTGACAGCTCACCAGAACCAGGTGGGACCTGCCACCGAGCTGCTCTACGGGGATGACTTCTTCCAGCGCCTGGATGGAGTTGCCAGTGCTCTGGACACGCTGGAGGCCC GTGCCTATTTGGAGAGCCGCTGCCTCCGCTGCCGCACACCGCTGCTGGACTCGGGCACGGAGGGGCCACGGGGGAATGTGCTGGTCATGGTGCCCCCCCTGACCAAGCCGCTGGAGCCAGCTGGCACTGCCAGGGATGGCACCTTCCCCCTCTGCACCCTGCGGTACTTCCCCCGCACCATCCAGCACACGCTGCAG tgggCCCGGGATGAGTTTGAGGGGCTCTTCCAGCTGCCAGCAGAGCACGTCAACCGATTCATGGA AGACCCAACTTTCTTGGAGCAGCTGCCGGCAGGGAAGGCCCTGGAGGTCCTGGAGCAAGTGCAGAGCAGCCTGCGGGAGCGGCCACGCGACTGGCGGGACTGCGTGCGCTGGGCGCGCCGGCGCTGGCAGAGCCGCTACCACGATGCCATCGCTCAGCTGCTGCACAACTTCCCCCCGGAGCAC GAAACCAGCCCGGGTGTCCCCTTCTGGGCGGGGGACAGGAGCTGTCCCCATCCACTGACATTCAACCCTGAAAAT GACAACGACATCCATGTGAACTTTATTACGGCAGCATCTAACCTGCGTGCAGAGAACTACGGCATCACCCCCGCTGACTGGCTGACG AGCAAGCGCATTGCCGGGCGGATCGTGCCTGCCATCATCACCACTACAGCGGCCGTGGCAGGACTGGCGTGCCTGGAGATCTACAAGCTGGTGTGGGCATGCCGGGACCTCAGCTGCTACCGCAACAGCAACTTGAGCCTGTCTGACTGCCTGCTGCTCCGCATTCAGCCCCTGCCACCCCCCACCTACTGG TACGGTGGGCGGGAGTGGAGCTGCTGGGACCGGCTGGAGATGCAGGCGGTTGGCACAGACGGGCAGGAGATGACGGTGCAGGAGGTGCTGGACTGGCTGCAG AGGACACACGGCTGGACTGTGACCACGCTACTGCGCGGCCACACCGTGCTCTATGACAgggaggaggacgaggagaCACGGGCCCAACAGCGGGCGCAGAG GTTATCAGAGAACCTGGAGGATGCTGGGCAGCCACCGCAGCGGGAGCTGGAGCTGTACTATGTGTGTGAGGGAGAGGATGCTGAGGCTGAAGATGCCCGTCCCCCTCTCCTCTGCTTCCTACCCTGA